The genomic stretch GTGCAGGCTGGTAGATCTGTCACCCGACGAGATCGGCGAGCGGTCTCCATTCTCACTATCCGGGGGTGAGCAACGGAGGGTAGCCCTGGCCGGCGTTCTAGCGCTCGAGCCTGAAGTGCTCGTGCTGGACGAGCCGTTCATCGGGCTCGACTACGAGGGCCGGCAGAGCCTTCAGGCAGCCCTCAAGCGCTACCACGAGGAACGCGAGGCCTCCATCATCGTCGTCACGCACGAGCTATCTCATATGTGGTCTCTCGCGACGAATTTTAGTCTGATGTCCGAAGGGCGAATAACGCGTTCCCGCACCAGGGCGCAACTGCTAAAAGGAGACACGGATCTCGGGGCGCTGGGGATGCGATTGCCACAGTGGGAATCGATTGCCCGCGAACTCATGCGCCACGGCGTCTCTATTGATGACCGTGCCGACCCTCGCTCGCTGGCCGCGGCCATAGCAAAGTACCGGGAGGTCTCCCCGTGATCGGCGGAGAGATACAAATCGGACAGTACCTTTCGACCCCGACCCTCCTGCACAAGGTTGATCCAAGATGCAAACTCGCGGCGACTGCGGCGTGCGCGGTTCTGGTATTCACCTACTCGAGCTGGCGCCTTCTCGCCTTCACTGGAATGCTGGTCGTTGTGCTGGCCCTCTGCGGGCTGCCGCTCTTCCGCATGCTCAAAGCGTTGCGCTCGGTCTGGATCATCGTCTTCGTAACGTTCCTGCTACAGATATTCCTGACCCCCGGCGAAGTGATCTGGCGCCGGGAGTTCTTGAGCATTACCGACATGGGGCTCTCGAACGGCATGCTCTTTTCAGGGCGCGTGCTCGTGCTGGTCGTGCTGCTCTGTGCGTTGACGATGACAACTCCGCCGCTGCGGCTCACCGACGGGCTCGAGTCCGTACTGCGTCCCCTGTCGCTCATGCGCGTGCCTGTCGGCCGGATAACGACGGTAGTCAGCATCACGTTGATGTTCATACCAGGCATTCTCGATCAGAGCAGGAAACTCATGAAGGCGCAGATGGCCCGTGGCGCGGACTTCGAGTCGGCAAATCCGGTGCGCCGCGTCAAAAACATCATTCCCGTGCTGGTGCCGCTCTTTGTGAAAATGTTTCACGACGCGGATGAGCTGGCCGTCGCGATGGACGCGCGAGCCTACGGCGAAGGCATAAACCGCACTCGCCTCTACCCTTTGCGCATGCGCGCGCAAGAAGCCTCACTCACACTACTCTTCATAGCAACAGCCGTCGGAATACTGTTTGTCTGATAAGGCGCAAAACGCATAATGGGGTCAAACCAAAATATGCGTTTTTATGCGCTCTCTCATCATTTATCTGTTACAAAACGCATATTTTGGTTTGACCCCATTATGCGTTTTAAAGATGGGTGCCGCCTGATTTCAACGCCTCGTCGTGGAATTTCTTCCACTCGCTTCGCGCGCCGCAAAGAGTGACCGCGTTGGAGTACGCCGCGCGGGCTTCGGCTGGCCTGCCTGTTCTCTCGAAGTCGCCGGCCATATAAAACCATGCGTCTCCCCTGCCAGGATCAGCCGATATCGCGCGGGTGTAATCATCGATAGCGCCGGCAAACTCCTGCTTGCGGTCTCGAGCGTTGCCTCTTGTCACGAGAACATCCGCGAGCGTGTCAGACCTGATATCCGGCGCGGACGCGGCTCCGTCAAGCTGGAACAATGCTCCCTCGACATCGTTGTCCGCAAGGAGATATTTGCCTAAAAGCAGCCTCGCGTCCGGATCGTTCGGACTCTTCTTCACAGCGCGCTGCAGAGTATCGATCGCGGAATCTTTGTGACCCGAGGCGTACAGCAACTCCGCCATCTTGACGTACGCCAGTGTGTCCGACGGATCCATCTGAACGACTTTTCGGTACTCCGCGAGTGCCTCTTCGACCTTTCCCATGTGCCCATAAGCTTCCGCCAGGAGCGCGCGTTCAGTCACCGACATGCCGCCTTTTGGCTTGAGACAAAGCGCCCGGTCGTACTCCCTCGCGCTCTCGCTCACGTCGCCGCGTTCGTTGAGGATGAGCCCCAGCGCAAGGTGGGCCAACCACTGCGCGGGCGCGAACGACGCGGCAAGCCGGGCTTCCCGCGCGGCCTGATCTATCGACCCCGTCGCCAGGCAGGCTCGCGCGAGCATCTCGCGCGAGCGCCAGGAGTTCGTGTCCACGACAACGGCTCGAGAGATCGTCGAGAGAGCCGCCTCTTCTTCTCCAACAAGCAGATATGCTCGAGCAAGGTTCTCCAGCACCGCGGGTCTGTCTGGCATCAGATCCTGCGCCTTTGTCCAATCCGATATCGCGCCTTTCGTGTCGTTCCTTGCCATAGCGAGCGCGCCAAGCCCTTGAAACCCCTGTGCCATGAGCGCGCTGTCATCGCTTTGTGACAACTGCCGGAGCGCGCTCGTCGCCGCGTCACTCATACCCGCGCGCGCGTAACGATCCGCGACAATTGACTTGATACGGTAATCATCCGACCTGATCTCCATAGCCCTTTTGAGGAAGGTGAGCGACCGCTCCAGATTCCCCTCGAGCGCTGCCTCGCAGGAGAGAAGCACAAGCGCTCCGTTGCTTGAAGCTTCTATCTGAACCGATTTCTCTAAGTCGTCGGTCGCGCCGGATCGATCGCACTCCAGAAGCTTCAGAGCCCCAAGCCCGGTTAGCGCCAGGTGGCTTTGCGGGTCCACTTCCATGGCGTCCTTGTAACGCTTCGCCGCCTCACGCATGTCTCCGGCGCCAAGCGCGCATGAAGCCAACCCCAGGAGCGCCTCGAGCGATGTCCTGTCCGCAAGCCGCGCCTGCTCGTATGAGCTCGACGCCTCGCTCCACCGGCTTTCTCCCAGCGCGATCTTTCCCAGCCCGGCGGCCGCCTGAGAGAACCCGGGCTTGATCTCGAGCGCTTTCGCAAAACTGCTTTTAGCCTCATCCGCATTCCCCGTGTCCAGCAACGCGCGCCCCATGTTCACGTACGACCACGCGTCCTCGGAATTCAC from Candidatus Anoxymicrobium japonicum encodes the following:
- a CDS encoding transporter, whose protein sequence is MIGGEIQIGQYLSTPTLLHKVDPRCKLAATAACAVLVFTYSSWRLLAFTGMLVVVLALCGLPLFRMLKALRSVWIIVFVTFLLQIFLTPGEVIWRREFLSITDMGLSNGMLFSGRVLVLVVLLCALTMTTPPLRLTDGLESVLRPLSLMRVPVGRITTVVSITLMFIPGILDQSRKLMKAQMARGADFESANPVRRVKNIIPVLVPLFVKMFHDADELAVAMDARAYGEGINRTRLYPLRMRAQEASLTLLFIATAVGILFV
- a CDS encoding energy-coupling factor transporter ATPase, with translation MALRLRLEDVSFSYPLPARDEAPALNSVSLTLEPGDALCLAGANGSGKSTLAQVCAGLLTPSAGSLFYGGKRVKSHSSLLEFRRACGLLFQNPEDQLFADTVEKDIAFGPRNHGLRGEDLRLRIRESCRLVDLSPDEIGERSPFSLSGGEQRRVALAGVLALEPEVLVLDEPFIGLDYEGRQSLQAALKRYHEEREASIIVVTHELSHMWSLATNFSLMSEGRITRSRTRAQLLKGDTDLGALGMRLPQWESIARELMRHGVSIDDRADPRSLAAAIAKYREVSP